From Deferribacterota bacterium, the proteins below share one genomic window:
- the rpmG gene encoding 50S ribosomal protein L33: protein MADHVILACVECKNRNYHTTKNKKSITSKLELKKYCARCRKHTLHRETK, encoded by the coding sequence ATGGCTGATCATGTTATATTAGCTTGCGTAGAATGCAAAAATAGGAATTATCATACAACAAAGAATAAAAAGAGCATAACATCTAAATTGGAGTTAAAGAAATATTGTGCTAGGTGTAGAAAACATACACTACACAGGGAAACTAAATAG
- the secE gene encoding preprotein translocase subunit SecE, whose product MILELKRFLRQVKEELKKVIWPTRELTIGTTFVVLLLVFIVSIFLGVVDIALSKIIRFIIG is encoded by the coding sequence ATGATATTAGAATTAAAAAGATTTTTAAGACAAGTTAAGGAAGAATTAAAAAAAGTGATTTGGCCAACTAGAGAATTAACTATTGGCACAACCTTTGTTGTATTGCTGTTAGTGTTTATAGTTTCTATCTTTTTAGGTGTTGTAGATATAGCTTTGTCAAAAATTATAAGATTTATAATAGGGTAG
- the nusG gene encoding transcription termination/antitermination protein NusG: MANNWYVVHTYSGFEKKVKQLIEEKVKNLGKEKEIDEILIPTEDVVELRKGKKIVSKKKTFPGYILVHMEMTTENWQLIKNTPRVTGFVGGTNPVAIPENDVKAMVDLAKSQAPRMAIKFIAGDKIEVIDGPFQGFTGIVDEVNPEKEKVKVVVSIFGRQTPIELDYYQINRIG, from the coding sequence ATGGCAAATAATTGGTATGTTGTGCATACATATTCGGGTTTTGAAAAAAAGGTTAAACAACTAATTGAAGAAAAAGTTAAAAATTTGGGCAAAGAAAAAGAGATTGATGAAATACTTATTCCCACTGAAGATGTTGTTGAGCTAAGGAAAGGAAAAAAAATAGTTAGTAAAAAGAAAACTTTTCCAGGATATATTTTAGTGCATATGGAGATGACAACAGAGAATTGGCAGTTAATTAAGAATACTCCAAGGGTAACTGGTTTTGTTGGAGGCACAAATCCTGTTGCAATACCTGAGAATGATGTTAAGGCTATGGTGGATTTAGCAAAATCACAGGCGCCAAGAATGGCTATAAAGTTTATAGCAGGGGATAAAATTGAAGTAATAGATGGTCCTTTTCAGGGATTTACAGGTATTGTTGATGAAGTGAATCCTGAAAAGGAAAAAGTTAAGGTAGTTGTTAGCATATTTGGTAGACAAACACCAATAGAGTTAGATTATTATCAGATAAATAGGATAGGTTAA
- the rplK gene encoding 50S ribosomal protein L11 — protein sequence MAKKIMGQIKLQIQAGKANPAPPVGPALGQRGVNIMEFCKAFNAATSNMGDMIIPVIITVYEDRSFTFVTKTPPTSDLIKKELNLSKGSSKPGIENVGKLTMSQLEKIAKIKLPDLNTDDLEKAKKIVTGTSKSVGVTIEEKE from the coding sequence ATGGCAAAAAAGATTATGGGGCAGATTAAGCTACAGATACAAGCTGGCAAAGCAAATCCAGCTCCACCAGTAGGTCCTGCTCTTGGGCAGAGAGGTGTTAATATTATGGAGTTCTGCAAAGCCTTTAATGCTGCAACTAGCAATATGGGCGACATGATTATCCCTGTGATTATAACTGTATATGAGGATAGGAGCTTTACTTTTGTAACTAAAACACCTCCCACATCTGATTTAATAAAAAAAGAGCTTAACTTATCAAAGGGATCATCAAAACCGGGAATTGAAAATGTGGGCAAGTTAACAATGAGCCAACTTGAGAAAATAGCAAAAATAAAGTTGCCTGATTTAAATACAGATGATCTCGAAAAAGCTAAGAAAATTGTTACAGGAACATCCAAAAGTGTTGGTGTTACTATAGAAGAAAAGGAGTAG